One stretch of Candidatus Eisenbacteria bacterium DNA includes these proteins:
- a CDS encoding PspC domain-containing protein, with the protein MTTVKRLYRSRAERMLSGVCGGAAEYLGIDPVIVRVLWVVAALLGGAGLLAYVLCWLLVPEEPAST; encoded by the coding sequence ATGACAACCGTCAAGAGACTCTACCGGTCCCGCGCTGAGCGAATGCTGTCCGGGGTGTGCGGCGGGGCAGCCGAGTATCTCGGGATCGATCCCGTGATCGTGCGCGTCCTCTGGGTGGTCGCCGCTCTCCTCGGCGGCGCCGGACTGCTCGCCTACGTCCTCTGCTGGCTTCTCGTTCCCGAAGAGCCGGCGTCCACTTGA